In Microtus pennsylvanicus isolate mMicPen1 chromosome 12, mMicPen1.hap1, whole genome shotgun sequence, the following proteins share a genomic window:
- the LOC142832363 gene encoding oocyte-specific homeobox protein 5-like produces the protein MMGEYSVLPSNEHSSSPVNPDFQGSSSISCPQGLLPSQGPPRSQASINDQLQNHPSTVSEPSLQMSQSPLILPGVLMQSSLQGHSDHERIPRPHVSPDPSTKPSPQLLGTGTALSRHQIPLSSSVSSGCKGSQVPIASSDKCGDQQVHPEVPRKQRRERTVYTKEQKVLLQRHFDQDDHPSLQKRMELAPMIGVTEYAIKIWFKNQRAKNKKKHLGKPHKVLPESNGSSKDVSVPTHSQCHLSVPALGNRESTSLDTSTVDFSLPPTLSLPASLHDDQAIEDTGCIRQEDLLERQAPVVACNPGQPTVVESQLYSAVPEWEASMGAPVFITEGVCGPNNVQYLYTTFEQY, from the coding sequence ATGATGGGAGAGTACAGTGTCCTTCCAAGTAATGAGCACTCTAGTTCTCCAGTGAACCCAGACTTTCAAGGTTCTTCTAGTATCTCATGTCCACAAGGACTCCTCCCTTCTCAAGGCCCTCCAAGGTCACAAGCTTCTATCAATGATCAGCTCCAAAACCACCCATCCACTGTAAGCGAACCGAGTCTGCAAATGTCTCAAAGTCCCCTAATTCTACCAGGAGTGCTAATGCAATCAAGTCTCCAGGGACACTCAGATCATGAAAGAATTCCACGTCCCCATGTGTCCCCAGACCCATCAACGAAACCGAGTCCCCAATTGCTGGGAACCGGAACAGCGCTCTCTAGACACCAGATTCCCTTAAGTTCCTCAGTGAGTTCGGGTTGTAAGGGTTCCCAAGTCCCTATTGCATCTTCAGATAAATGTGGTGACCAGCAAGTTCACCCTGAAGTTCCAAGGAAGCAACGGAGAGAACGCACCGTATACACCAAGGAACAAAAAGTTCTCCTCCAAAGACATTTCGATCAGGACGATCACCCAAGCCTGCAGAAACGCATGGAGCTGGCACCGATGATTGGTGTGACCGAGTATGCGATTAAGATCTGGTTCAAGAACCAGCGTgctaagaacaaaaagaagcatctGGGGAAACCTCACAAAGTCCTGCCAGAATCAAATGGAAGCTCAAAAGATGTTTCTGTGCCTACCCATTCTCAATGCCACTTATCTGTTCCTGCCCTTGGAAATAGAGAGTCCACGTCTCTAGACACATCCACTGTGGACTTTAGTCTCCCACCCACCCTCAGCCTGCCAGCTTCTCTTCATGATGACCAGGCCATAGAGGATACCGGGTGTATTCGCCAAGAGGACCTGCTTGAACGTCAAGCTCCTGTTGTAGCGTGCAACCCTGGTCAACCCACAGTGGTTGAATCTCAACTTTACTCAGCAGTGCCTGAATGGGAAGCCTCGATGGGAGCTCCAGTTTTCATCACAGAGGGAGTCTGTGGACCAAACAATGTTCAATACTTATATACAACTTTTGAGCAGTACTGA